In Hevea brasiliensis isolate MT/VB/25A 57/8 chromosome 13, ASM3005281v1, whole genome shotgun sequence, a single genomic region encodes these proteins:
- the LOC131171769 gene encoding uncharacterized protein LOC131171769, with the protein MKHTSKLRYGNCNLPRTNAIAFTLMLRSPQPQGIKNLVGGMGQREEVEEEGVVAIEIPLGDAAETFDLEKTICSHGFFMMSPNHWDSLSRTFSRPLHLHHPFHSLMVSISHPSDLPHSLLVRVHGVRSLSPQHRASIVGQVVRMLRLSDMDEWNAREFRKIAAALGEEECDWIKGFGGRVFRSPTLFEDMVKCILLCNCQWSRTLSMARALCKLQLELQFQSCSVNASTKNQKTDTNNFSPKTPAGKESKRKLRASKVSTNLTNKFLGTEMDLEADTCLTMDDAQMKIANLRPNFSLSCIEGDSSGNYKSCEAANKVFETSSFETSVLQSHKMTQHFAHQPICNFPSPTELAILDDRFLAKRCGLGYRAGRIIKLSQDIVEGRIPMEELEEFAMEGAFPATVIG; encoded by the exons ATGAAACACACTTCAAAACTCAGGTATGGGAATTGCAATTTACCCAGGACGAACGCTATTGCTTTTACACTCATGCTTCGCAGTCCACAACCACAGGGAATTAAAAATTTGGTTGGAGGGATGGGACaaagggaagaagtggaagaagaaggcgTAGTAGCGATAGAGATTCCACTGGGAGATGCAGCAGAGACGTTTGATTTAGAGAAAACAATATGCAGCCATGGGTTCTTCATGATGTCTCCCAATCACTGGGACTCTCTCTCTCGCACCTTCTCTCGCCCTTTGCATCTCCATCATCCTTTTCATTCCCTCATGGTCTCTATCTCCCATCCCTCCGATCTTCCTCATTCTCTCCTTGTGCGCGTCCACGGTGTTCGCTCTCTCTCCCCACAACATCGAGCGTCGATTGTGGGTCAGGTGGTGAGGATGCTCAGATTGTCGGATATGGATGAATGGAATGCTAGAGAGTTTAGAAAGATTGCAGCTGCATTGGGAGAGGAAGAGTGTGATTGGATTAAAGGTTTCGGTGGAAGAGTGTTTAGGTCTCCTACTTTGTTTGAAGACATGGTCAAGTGCATTCTCCTTTGCAATTGCCA ATGGTCAAGGACTCTAAGCATGGCCAGAGCTCTCTGTAAGCTTCAACTGGAACTGCAGTTTCAATCATGCAGTGTGAATGCAAGTACCAAGAATCAAAAAACTGATACAAACAATTTCAGTCCTAAAACACCTGCTGGAAAAGAGTCCAAGAGGAAGCTCAGAGCTTCCAAAGTATCCACAAATTTAACAAATAAGTTTCTGGGTACGGAAATGGATTtggaagctgatacttgcttgacaATGGATGATGCGCAAATGAAGATAGCAAATTTAAGACCAAACTTCTCTCTTAGTTGTATAGAAGGTGATTCCTCTGGCAATTACAAATCATGTGAGGCAGCAAATAAAGTTTTCGAAACCAGTTCCTTTGAAACTTCTGTTCTTCAATCTCATAAGATGACACAGCATTTTGCACACCAACCAATTtgtaattttccaagtccaacggAACTAGCAATCCTTGATGATAGATTTCTGGCAAAGCGCTGTGGTCTTGGCTATAGAGCAGGTCGAATAATAAAACTTTCCCAGGATATTGTTGAAGGGAGGATTCCAATGGAGGAACTTGAAGAATTTGCAATGGAGGGAGCATTTCCAGCTACAGTAATTGGCTGA